Sequence from the Luteibacter aegosomaticola genome:
CTGGTCGTTGGTGCGGCAGGTGGTGTGGGTTCGATGGCGGTACAGCTCGCGCGGCGGCTTACCGGCCTGACCGTCATCGCTACGGCCTCACGCCCCGAGACGCGCGAATGGGTGCAGGCCATGGGGGCGCACCACGTGGTGGACCACGCGAGGCCGCTGGATGGCGAAGTGCTGGCGGTGGCGCCGGAGGGCGTGGACTACGTGCTGAGCCTGACCAAGACCGAACAACATTTCGCCGCCTTCCCCAAGCTGATGAAGCCGCAGGGCAAGATCGGCCTCATCGACGATCCGGCGGAACCCATCGACGTACGCCTGCTCAAGGTGAAGAGCATTTCACTGCATTGGGAATCGATGTTCACGCGTTCGGCCTTCCATACCGACGACATGGGTGAGCAGGGCCATCTGCTGGATGAAGTCGCGAACCTCGTGGATGCGGGTGTGATCCGCACGACGTTGCGCGAGAACCTGGGCGCGATCCATGCAGCGAACGTGCGCCGCGCCCACGAGATCCTGGAAAGCGGCACCGCCATCGGCAAGCTGGTACTAGAAGGCTTCTAATGCCGTTGTAGGAGCGCGCTTGCGCGCGATGGGCAGTGCCGCAACCCCCATCGCGCGCAAGCGCGCTCCTACAGGTTTCTATTTGACCAGCAGATTCGCCAGCGACTGCGCCTGTTTGCGGATTTCCGGAATGGCGGTGGATTCCCACAGCGCACCGCGCAACAGGCTACCGATGGCGAACAGGTTGCCGCGCGGTTTGCCCTCGCCATCGAGCAGGTGGCCATCGGGCTGGGCGGCGAGGCCCAGGCCCATGCGGTCGGGCGTCACCAGATCGTCGATGACCAACTGGCGCATCAAGGTGTGGTCGGTGCGCAGCGTATCGGTGTTGAGGCCCACCGTCTGGATGACGATGTCGTAGGTCTCCGTCACCGTATCGTGGGTACCGGTTTCGCGGCGCACGACATCGAGATCGCCATCCATGCGCAGCGACACGGATTGCATGCGGCCGCGCAGGCGATGCAGCTTGCCGGCCTTCTCCAGCTTCCCGACGCTGCCTGCCACCTGTGGCGGCATGCGGTGGCGAGCACGCTCCCAGGCCCAACGGGCATGGCGAAGGAAACGCGAACGCTCGGCGTCGGGCAGCTCCTGCCAGAGCCCCTGGGTATGCGGGCGCATGCTGTCGACCACGGTGCGCCAATCGTCGGCGCCCTCGGTGGCTTCACGCAGGCGGTGCAGCCAGGTGCGGATGTTCGGGTCGTCGCGCATCTGTTCGGCAAGGTCGTTGCCGTCGTCGCTGGGCGCGGAGGCGGCCGCGAGATGCGGTTCGGGCAGGTGGCCATGCCGCGAGAGCGCGGTGAAATGAGCGTTGGGCCAGCGCGCCGAAAGCTCAAGCACCACATCGACCGCGGTAAGGCCAAGGCCGATCACCAGCACGCGCAAGGGGCGATCATCGCCCTCGGCAGCGGCAAGGTAGGGCCAGGGATCGGTGACATAGCGGCCGCTCGCCAACGCGGCATCCTGTACACCCGAGAGCGGACGGGGCGGCAGCGAACCGATGGCGAGCACGGCGGCCTCGGCGTGGGCTTCTTCGCCCTCGCCATAACCGATGGTGACGCCTTCACTGGAAGGCACCACGGATTGGGCACAGAAGGGCACGAGGTTGATGTCGTGGCCCAGCTGGCGTGCGCCAGCGATGGCGGCATCCACGCGCGTGCGCAGGAAATCGCCATACAGCCGGCGCGGCAGGAAATCGGAGCCCTTCACCGCGGGGTTGGCGGCCTGGGCAAACTCGAGGAACCCACCGGGCTTGCTGACGAACATGCCCATGGATGCCGCGCGGACGTTGAGCAGGTGGCGATCGGAGGGCGTGCCATAGGCGACGCCACGGCCGGGCTCTGCGCTGCCCGCGAACCAGGTGAGATGCAGTGGCTTCGGCGTCCTGCGTTCGAGGAGCTCGCTCACCAGCGTCGCCGCTGCCGCGCCACCGCCGATGATGGCGACTTTCTGAAACATGTGTAGTGGTCCTTCGCCCGTAGGTTGGGGTGAGGGCCGTGAGACCGTCAGGCCGTCAGGCGTCCCGCGATGATCGATTGCCTCGGTCGTGCGATCCAGTGTCCCGAAGGACCGGGCTGCTCATACGCGAGGTACTGTGCCAGATCACCACCGTACACGTGAAGCGTGAGGGCCGTGTCATGCCGCGACAAATTGCGGCAGCGGTGGGCGTGGTCACCGGCGCCCTCGAACCACGTGGCATCCCCTGGGCCCAGCCAGGTGCGGCCGATGCTGCGCAGGGTTTCGTCGGTGCCATCCTTGAGGAACGACTCAACTTCGATGGCGCCCGCAATGGTGGCTTCGAGACCCCACAAGCCGCCGTGGTCGTGAACCGGAGTGGCGTAGCCGGGGGGCCAGGCCAGGACCAGTACGCTGACGGCTGGCTTGGCGCGCTCGGCCAGCATCCAGCGCTCGAAGCCACGGCGGCGCTCGCGCAGGGCGCCGAGCGCTTCGGTGACTTCATCGTGCCGGGCGTGCAGCGCACTACCGAGCTCCCGCCCCATGGAGGCGAGATCGGGGACACCGGCATCCGAATGATCGAACGCGATGTCTCGCAAGGTTTTGATGATGGTTGAACGCTTACCCATGGAGCGGGCCGCCCGGTAAATCGACTGGCGCCAGTGGACCATGGCACCTGTTAAACAGGCGTAACCCCGGTCTTTCAGATAGGCGTTAAACCCTTTTGAGAATCCCCGCATCGAACCTGTGCACCGCCCACCTGGCGGCCGATGCACGGAGACACACCATGATCGTCCTGACCTCGCTCGTCGTCCTCTTCGCTGGTTTCTGGCTGGCGTTCGCCCTCGTGGGCGCTCTGCTCAAGCTGGTGTTCGGCATTATCGGCGGCGTCTTCCATATCGTCGCCAGCCTGGTCGGCGCCCTCGTCGGCGGTGTGCTGATGCTGGCCGTCGCACCGGTCGTGGCACTTGCGTTGCTGCCAGTGCTCATCCCGGTGGCCTTCGTGGTCGGCCTGGTGTGGCTCATCGCCCGCGCGACCCGCAAGCCCGACGTCGTGGTGATGCCGGCTCCGCGTTAAGCCAGTGCCGCCATGTCTTTGTAGGAGCGCGCTTGCGCGCGATGGGGGATACGACAAGCACCCATCGCGAGCAAGCTCGCTCCTACAGTTCGATCGAACCGCCTCTGGTTAAAGGGAATGAAGGTCGAACGTGACCGGGATCCTTGCCCACGCTTTTACGTGCTGGCCGTTCTGCACCGCCGGTTGAAAACGCCAGCTCGCCAGCACCTGGCTCCTGGCCGCGTCATCGAGCACCTTGTGGCCGCTGCTTGATTCGATAACCACATCGAGCGGCTTGCCTGCTTCATCAACGAGTACGCGTAGCGTGACCGTACCCTGCATGCGGCCGCGGATGGCTTGCGTCGGGTATTTGGGCGCGGGCGCGGCGACATAGGCCAGGGTGGTTTCAACGGGAGCGGCATCCGCCGCTGGCGCGGGCGTGGCCGGTGCCTGCACGACAGGCGGTGCCTGGATGGTTCCCTCGTCCGTTGGCGGTGCCGTTTCCACTGGAGGATGTGGTGCCACGTCGTGCACCGTGACCGGGGTTCTGGGCACGGCTTTCGGTAATGGCTTCAGTTCGATATCCGGCACGGGCACCGGTTTCGGTGGCGTGGGGTGATCGATGATCGTGATCGGTTGGGCCGTGGGTACGAACGTGGCCATCTCGGCCACCATGGGCCGCATGACGGCGATGAGCGCGGCGGTGTTGAGGGCGATGGCCGCACTCATGGCGGCAATGCGAACAGCATCCGGATGGATCCCGGACAGGGCCTGCGGGCGAGCGAACGACATGAGCGACCTCCTTCGATGTGGGTGAAGGTGCTGCGTAGTGGTTGCGTGTTGTGTGGGCCGGGAGCACGGCCAGTGGGGACTGGCGGGGATCGTGTTCAGGTCCGGGTTCAGATTAGGCAGGGTTCGAAGAAACTTGCAATAGTTTCATTTGGCCTTCTATTTTGGTCAGCGCTGACCGATCAGCGCCTCAATGCGCGACAAGCATCGGCACGTCGGACTGCATGAACAGGTACCGGGTCGTCCCGCCCAAGACCAGTTCGGATAACCGCGAACGCCCCCATGCGCCCATCACGATCAGATCAGCCCCCGCTTCATGGGCGATCTTTAACAGCTCCGGTCCCGGTGATGACAGCGCACCCTCGTCGAGCTTGCGCACGTCAGCCTTCACGCCATGCGTGTCCAGCCAGCCGCAGATATCCGTGTCAGGCAGCGCGCAGGTGCCAATATCTTCATCCCGGCTGCCGTCGATGACCGTGACCTTGCCGGCCTTGCGTAGCAAGGGCAGGGCAGAGCGCAGGGCCAGCGCCGATTCACGGCTGCCGCTCCATGCGACCAGCACGTTCTCGCCCAGCGTCTCGACCGGTGCCGTATCGGGTACGACCAGCACACCGCGGCTGGCGCCGAATACCGTGCGCGAGACCACGCCGAAGCCGATGGGTGCATCGCCGCGCATGGCTGACGACCGTTCCATCACCACCAGGTCGTAACCCGCGGAGGCGTGGGTAAGCAAAGTGACGGTATCCCCGTTGCCTACGCGCCATTTGCCCTTGAGGCCCTTGGTGCCGAGCAGATCGCCCCAGTCGTTGCCCACCGCGCGTGCGTCGGTGACCCGCTGGCGCACCGCGTCGAGCTGCATGGGTACGGCTTCCGGGACCGTGAACGCGGCAGCGGGCATGTCGACGACGTGCATGGCATCGAGACGTGCACCGATCCGTTCGGCCATGGCGAGCGCGGCACGCAGGCCGGCGCCCTGCAACGGCAGGCGCGGGACATGGAGGAGGAGTTCGAGGGTCATACCCCGCATGGAACACCGCCCGGTGCCCTGAGGCAAGCCCCAGTTGCGAATGCGTCGCATCGGGGCGTGGCATGGGGTACCCTCGGAGGCTACTTTGTGCACTGCGGAAGCATCATGACCCTCGAAGGCGCCCAGCCGCGCTACGGTTTCGCCGAAGAAGTGGCGAGCAGCGTGATCCATGGCCTGGGAATCGTGCTCAGCATCGTCGGGCTGGCCGTGCTGGTGGCGTTTTCGGCGATGTACGGCGGTACGCGTACGGTCGTGGCCAGTTCCGTGTTTGGCGCCACGCTCATCCTGCTCTACACCGCCTCCACGCTGTACCACTCGGTGCCGCCGGGCGGGGTCGCCAAGCGTGTGTTCCGCACGCTCGACCACATCGCGATCTTCCTGCTGATCGCCGGTACCTATACGCCGTTCACCCTGCTGGCGCTCCCGGGTGCGTGGGGCTGGGGCCTGTTCGGCACCATCTGGGGCCTGGCGATCCTGGGCAGCGCGGCTGAACTCGGCTTGCTGAAGCGCTACCGCAAAGCCGCCGTCGTCATGTACGTGCTGATGGGCTGGGTCGCGATCGTGGCGATCGAGCCACTCCGTGAAAACGTCGAGACCGGTGGGCTCGTGCTGCTGTTCGCCG
This genomic interval carries:
- a CDS encoding zinc-binding alcohol dehydrogenase family protein — protein: MKAVAYRKPLPIDDVHSLLDVDLPRPEAVGRDLLVKVAAISVNPVDTKVRQRVDPQGADHVLGWDATGTVVAVGPEVRRFKVGDAVWYAGDRNRPGANSEYHVVDERLVGRKPSTLGMAEAAAMPLTTITAWELLFDRLDIPRGTSGRPATLLVVGAAGGVGSMAVQLARRLTGLTVIATASRPETREWVQAMGAHHVVDHARPLDGEVLAVAPEGVDYVLSLTKTEQHFAAFPKLMKPQGKIGLIDDPAEPIDVRLLKVKSISLHWESMFTRSAFHTDDMGEQGHLLDEVANLVDAGVIRTTLRENLGAIHAANVRRAHEILESGTAIGKLVLEGF
- a CDS encoding FAD/NAD(P)-binding protein; the protein is MFQKVAIIGGGAAAATLVSELLERRTPKPLHLTWFAGSAEPGRGVAYGTPSDRHLLNVRAASMGMFVSKPGGFLEFAQAANPAVKGSDFLPRRLYGDFLRTRVDAAIAGARQLGHDINLVPFCAQSVVPSSEGVTIGYGEGEEAHAEAAVLAIGSLPPRPLSGVQDAALASGRYVTDPWPYLAAAEGDDRPLRVLVIGLGLTAVDVVLELSARWPNAHFTALSRHGHLPEPHLAAASAPSDDGNDLAEQMRDDPNIRTWLHRLREATEGADDWRTVVDSMRPHTQGLWQELPDAERSRFLRHARWAWERARHRMPPQVAGSVGKLEKAGKLHRLRGRMQSVSLRMDGDLDVVRRETGTHDTVTETYDIVIQTVGLNTDTLRTDHTLMRQLVIDDLVTPDRMGLGLAAQPDGHLLDGEGKPRGNLFAIGSLLRGALWESTAIPEIRKQAQSLANLLVK
- a CDS encoding cysteine dioxygenase, with the translated sequence MGKRSTIIKTLRDIAFDHSDAGVPDLASMGRELGSALHARHDEVTEALGALRERRRGFERWMLAERAKPAVSVLVLAWPPGYATPVHDHGGLWGLEATIAGAIEVESFLKDGTDETLRSIGRTWLGPGDATWFEGAGDHAHRCRNLSRHDTALTLHVYGGDLAQYLAYEQPGPSGHWIARPRQSIIAGRLTA
- a CDS encoding energy transducer TonB, with the protein product MSFARPQALSGIHPDAVRIAAMSAAIALNTAALIAVMRPMVAEMATFVPTAQPITIIDHPTPPKPVPVPDIELKPLPKAVPRTPVTVHDVAPHPPVETAPPTDEGTIQAPPVVQAPATPAPAADAAPVETTLAYVAAPAPKYPTQAIRGRMQGTVTLRVLVDEAGKPLDVVIESSSGHKVLDDAARSQVLASWRFQPAVQNGQHVKAWARIPVTFDLHSL
- a CDS encoding universal stress protein — protein: MTLELLLHVPRLPLQGAGLRAALAMAERIGARLDAMHVVDMPAAAFTVPEAVPMQLDAVRQRVTDARAVGNDWGDLLGTKGLKGKWRVGNGDTVTLLTHASAGYDLVVMERSSAMRGDAPIGFGVVSRTVFGASRGVLVVPDTAPVETLGENVLVAWSGSRESALALRSALPLLRKAGKVTVIDGSRDEDIGTCALPDTDICGWLDTHGVKADVRKLDEGALSSPGPELLKIAHEAGADLIVMGAWGRSRLSELVLGGTTRYLFMQSDVPMLVAH
- the trhA gene encoding PAQR family membrane homeostasis protein TrhA; amino-acid sequence: MTLEGAQPRYGFAEEVASSVIHGLGIVLSIVGLAVLVAFSAMYGGTRTVVASSVFGATLILLYTASTLYHSVPPGGVAKRVFRTLDHIAIFLLIAGTYTPFTLLALPGAWGWGLFGTIWGLAILGSAAELGLLKRYRKAAVVMYVLMGWVAIVAIEPLRENVETGGLVLLFAGGLAYTGGVPFYISRKMPYGHAIWHLFVLAGSVLHYLAILLYVIPDAPH